Proteins from a genomic interval of Poecile atricapillus isolate bPoeAtr1 chromosome 1, bPoeAtr1.hap1, whole genome shotgun sequence:
- the PSMA1 gene encoding proteasome subunit alpha type-1 isoform X2 has protein sequence MFRNQYDNDVTVWSPQGRIHQIEYAMEAVKQGSATVGLKSKTHAVLVALKRAQSELAAHQKKILYVDNHIGISIAGLTADARLLCNFMRQECLDSRFVFDRPLPVSRLVSLIGSKTQIPTQRYGRRPYGVGLLIAGYDDMGPHIFQTCPSANYFDCKAMSIGARSQSARTYLERHMTEFTDCNLNELVKHGLRALRETLPAEQDLTTKNVSIGIVGKDMEFTIYDDDDVAPFLEGLEERPQRKPVPPVEETVEKAEEPMEH, from the exons GGCCGAATTCATCAAATAGAATATGCCATGGAAGCTGTGAAACAAGGCTCAGCTACTGTGGGGCTGAAGTCAAAAACACACGCTGTCCTGGTGGCTCTCAAG AGAGCACagtctgagctggcagctcatcagaaaaaaatcctgtatgTTGACAACCATATTGGTATCTCAATTGCTGGACTTACTGCCGATGCAAGACTCTTGTG CAATTTCATGCGTCAAGAATGTTTGGATTCTAGATTTGTGTTTGATAGACCTCTTCCAGTTTCTCGCCTAGTGTCACTAATTGGAAGCA AAACCCAGATTCCAACTCAGCGCTATGGCAGGAGGCCCTATGGAGTAGGACTACTCATCGCAGGCTATGAT GATATGGGTCCTCACATCTTCCAGACTTGTCCCTCTGCAAACTATTTTGACTGCAAAGCAATGTCCATTGGTGCTCGTTCACAATCAGCACGAACTTACTTGGAGAGGCACATGACTGAGTTCACTGACT GTAATCTAAATGAGCTAGTTAAACATGGACTGCGAGCCCTGAGAGAGACTCTTCCTGCTGAACAGGATCTGACCACCAAG AATGTTTCCATTGGAATTGTGGGCAAAGACATGGAGTTTACCAtctatgatgatgatgatgtagCACCATTCCTAGAAGGCCTTGAGGAGAGACCACAGAGAAAG CCGGTTCCACCTGTTGAAGAAACCGTGGAGAAGGCAGAGGAGCCGATGGAGCACTAG